The following are encoded in a window of Plectropomus leopardus isolate mb chromosome 23, YSFRI_Pleo_2.0, whole genome shotgun sequence genomic DNA:
- the si:dkey-112a7.4 gene encoding uncharacterized protein si:dkey-112a7.4 — translation MVMCCRGNWLGFRCVITHCALETYFGTPPLYNPKCQLCPLYQPRTVTSTCRYESRHNTRKSPRLRKRREAPLNRRFLGVVPREREGGESEREGESSDKQQHFSQKPLLPDSALYCGLGEQEATRTFTVLLSTFSRLVFIHSLLNAIAEVRSPIRHDTKLGLCGHLVANQEKAPSKDMYGASGIPELIPPSGPPRQPGPAGQFNPGHPQVNADGGGANPQRLGQRAPKLGQIGRTKKVDLDDEDLDDIMNNNGQCPVSLSPIS, via the exons ATGGTTATGTGTTGCAGAGGTAACTGGTTGGGGTTCAG GTGCGTAATTACGCACTGCGCCCTCGAAACATATTTTGGCACACCTCCGCTGTATAATCCGAAGTGTCAGCTCTGTCCCTTATATCAACCGCGCACAGTGACGTCCACATGCCGCTATGAGTCAAGACACAATACGAGGAAATCCCCAAGGCTGAGAAAACGACGAGAGGCCCCTTTAAATCGACGCTTCCTCGGTGTTGTgccaagagagagagaggggggagagagcgagagagagggagagagctcTGATAAACAACAACACTTTTCTCAGAAGCCGCTATTACCGGATTCAGCTCTTTACTGCGGCCTCGGTGAGCAAGAG GCTACGAGGACTTTCACGGTGTTATTATCAACGTTCAGTCGGCTGGTGTTCATACATTCATTGTTGAATGCCATTGCGGAAGTGAGAAGCCCTATTCGACACGACACAAAGCTTGGACTGTGCGGACACCTAGTGGCCAATCAGGAGAAGGCGCCTTCTAAAGACATGTACGGAGCTTCAGGGATCCCAGAGCTCATCCCGCCCAGCGGGCCGCCCCGGCAGCCGGGTCCGGCGGGGCAGTTCAACCCGGGACACCCACAGGTCAACGCTGACGGCGGCGGGGCCAACCCTCAGAGACTGGGACAGAGAGCACCCAAACTGGGACAGATTGGTCGAACTAAGAAAG TGGACTTGGACGATGAAGACTTGGATGACATCATGAACAACAACGGCCAGTGTCCCGTATCCCTGTCGCCTATCTCCTAA